In Helianthus annuus cultivar XRQ/B chromosome 3, HanXRQr2.0-SUNRISE, whole genome shotgun sequence, a single window of DNA contains:
- the LOC110872435 gene encoding beta-glucosidase 18 isoform X1, with translation MKPNIFFILLFFLIYALATLLEASTNSDGGFILEENEKTRIKRSDFPSGFLFGTGTSAYQVEGAYLEDAKSLSNWDVFCHSLGCGENGENGDIADDHYHMFLKDIELMHSLGIQAYRFSVSWARILPRGRFGKVNPAGIMFYNKIIDNLILKGIEPFVTIHHVEFPQELEDIYGSWLNPEMQEEFIYFADACFKFFGDRVKYWITINEPLLLAEMAYELGVFPPFHCSGPFGNCLDGNSDVKPIIAMHNMLLAHGKAAKLYHEYFQPKQGGSIGLTVNSKMYEPLTNSELDHQAARRAFVFQSGWTLDPLIFGDYPEEVKEYLGYELPSFSHDEKNFMKNSIDFIGINHYSTTYAKDCTNSSCSATENCAIQGFVGTVGERDGVLIGEHTAVEGSYVVPRGMEEIVNLIKIRYNNKPMFITENGYSSPDVHEQRVDELINDVKRIEYHASYLASLAKSIREGADVRGYFAWSFMDSYEWLQGYDVKYGLHYVDRQTLTRTPKLSAKWYKNFLTNNTDLVNMEASREKLNTNA, from the exons ATGAAACCGAATATATTTTTCATTCTTCTCTTCTTTCTCATTTATGCTCTTGCAACACTTCTTGAAGCCTCCACCAATAGCGATGGAGGattcatacttgaagaaaatgaAAAGACCCGAATCAAAAGATCCGATTTTCCATCCGGGTTTCTCTTTGGAACCGGCACTTCTGCATACCAA gttgaaggagcCTATCTTGAAGATGCAAAATCCTTAAGCAACTGGGATGTATTTTGTCACTCTTTGG GTTGTGGAGAAAATGGGGAGAATGGAGATATTGCAGATGATCATTATCACATGTTCTTG AAAGACATTGAGTTGATGCATTCCCTTGGGATACAAGCATACAGATTTTCGGTATCTTGGGCTAGAATTCTTCCAA GAGGAAGGTTTGGTAAAGTCAATCCTGCTGGCATCATGTTCTACAACAAGATCATAGACAATCTGATTCTCAAAG GAATTGAACCATTTGTGACAATTCACCATGTAGAATTTCCTCAAGAACTTGAAGACATATATGGTTCTTGGCTAAACCCTGAAATGCA GGAAGAGTTTATATATTTTGCAGATGCCTGTTTCAAGTTTTTTGGAGACCGAGTGAAGTATTGGATCACCATAAACGAACCTCTATTACTCGCAGAAATGGCTTACGAATTGGGGGTTTTTCCACCATTCCATTGTTCCGGGCCTTTTGGAAACTGTCTTGATGGGAATTCAGATGTCAAGCCTATTATCGCTATGCACAATATGTTGTTGGCCCATGGCAAGGCAGCCAAGCTATATCATGAATACTTCCAG CCTAAACAAGGTGGCTCAATTGGTCTCACTGTTAACAGTAAAATGTATGAACCACTAACGAATAGTGAACTCGATCACCAAGCTGCCAGAAGGGCATTTGTTTTTCAGTCTGGCTG GACACTTGATCCCTTGATATTTGGAGACTACCCGGAAGAAGTTAAGGAATACCTTGGTTATGAATTACCAAGCTTCTCCCACGATGaaaagaattttatgaagaaTAGCATAGATTTTATTGGCATCAACCATTATTCGACTACATACGCCAAGGATTGTACTAATTCTAGTTGCTCTGCAACTGAGAATTGTGCAATCCAAGGTTTTGTGGGGACGGTTGGAGAGCGTGATGGTGTGCTAATTGGTGAACAT ACGGCTGTAGAAGGATCGTATGTTGTTCCTAGAGGCATGGAAGAGATTGTTAACCTTATCAAGATTCGATATAATAACAAGCCCATGTTCATTACTGAAAATG GGTATTCTTCACCGGACGTGCACGAACAGAGAGTTGATGAACTAATTAATGACGTCAAGCGAATTGAATATCATGCCAGTTACCTTGCTTCATTAGCCAAGTCAATTAG AGAGGGAGCAGATGTACGTGGATATTTCGCATGGTCATTTATGGATAGTTATGAATGGTTGCAGGGTTATGACGTAAAGTACGGATTACACTATGTGGATCGACAAACCTTAACTCGAACGCCAAAGCTTTCTGCAAAATGGTACAAGAATTTTCTGACCAACAATACTGATCTTGTCAATATGGAAGCATCAAGGGAAAAATTAAACACAAATGCATAA
- the LOC110872435 gene encoding beta-glucosidase 18 isoform X3, which translates to MYFVTLWVVEKMGRMEILQMIIITCSWYMFLKDIELMHSLGIQAYRFSVSWARILPRGRFGKVNPAGIMFYNKIIDNLILKGIEPFVTIHHVEFPQELEDIYGSWLNPEMQEEFIYFADACFKFFGDRVKYWITINEPLLLAEMAYELGVFPPFHCSGPFGNCLDGNSDVKPIIAMHNMLLAHGKAAKLYHEYFQPKQGGSIGLTVNSKMYEPLTNSELDHQAARRAFVFQSGWTLDPLIFGDYPEEVKEYLGYELPSFSHDEKNFMKNSIDFIGINHYSTTYAKDCTNSSCSATENCAIQGFVGTVGERDGVLIGEHTAVEGSYVVPRGMEEIVNLIKIRYNNKPMFITENGYSSPDVHEQRVDELINDVKRIEYHASYLASLAKSIREGADVRGYFAWSFMDSYEWLQGYDVKYGLHYVDRQTLTRTPKLSAKWYKNFLTNNTDLVNMEASREKLNTNA; encoded by the exons ATGTATTTTGTCACTCTTTGG GTTGTGGAGAAAATGGGGAGAATGGAGATATTGCAGATGATCATTATCACATGTTCTTGGTATATGTTCTTG AAAGACATTGAGTTGATGCATTCCCTTGGGATACAAGCATACAGATTTTCGGTATCTTGGGCTAGAATTCTTCCAA GAGGAAGGTTTGGTAAAGTCAATCCTGCTGGCATCATGTTCTACAACAAGATCATAGACAATCTGATTCTCAAAG GAATTGAACCATTTGTGACAATTCACCATGTAGAATTTCCTCAAGAACTTGAAGACATATATGGTTCTTGGCTAAACCCTGAAATGCA GGAAGAGTTTATATATTTTGCAGATGCCTGTTTCAAGTTTTTTGGAGACCGAGTGAAGTATTGGATCACCATAAACGAACCTCTATTACTCGCAGAAATGGCTTACGAATTGGGGGTTTTTCCACCATTCCATTGTTCCGGGCCTTTTGGAAACTGTCTTGATGGGAATTCAGATGTCAAGCCTATTATCGCTATGCACAATATGTTGTTGGCCCATGGCAAGGCAGCCAAGCTATATCATGAATACTTCCAG CCTAAACAAGGTGGCTCAATTGGTCTCACTGTTAACAGTAAAATGTATGAACCACTAACGAATAGTGAACTCGATCACCAAGCTGCCAGAAGGGCATTTGTTTTTCAGTCTGGCTG GACACTTGATCCCTTGATATTTGGAGACTACCCGGAAGAAGTTAAGGAATACCTTGGTTATGAATTACCAAGCTTCTCCCACGATGaaaagaattttatgaagaaTAGCATAGATTTTATTGGCATCAACCATTATTCGACTACATACGCCAAGGATTGTACTAATTCTAGTTGCTCTGCAACTGAGAATTGTGCAATCCAAGGTTTTGTGGGGACGGTTGGAGAGCGTGATGGTGTGCTAATTGGTGAACAT ACGGCTGTAGAAGGATCGTATGTTGTTCCTAGAGGCATGGAAGAGATTGTTAACCTTATCAAGATTCGATATAATAACAAGCCCATGTTCATTACTGAAAATG GGTATTCTTCACCGGACGTGCACGAACAGAGAGTTGATGAACTAATTAATGACGTCAAGCGAATTGAATATCATGCCAGTTACCTTGCTTCATTAGCCAAGTCAATTAG AGAGGGAGCAGATGTACGTGGATATTTCGCATGGTCATTTATGGATAGTTATGAATGGTTGCAGGGTTATGACGTAAAGTACGGATTACACTATGTGGATCGACAAACCTTAACTCGAACGCCAAAGCTTTCTGCAAAATGGTACAAGAATTTTCTGACCAACAATACTGATCTTGTCAATATGGAAGCATCAAGGGAAAAATTAAACACAAATGCATAA
- the LOC110872435 gene encoding beta-glucosidase 18 isoform X2, translated as MKPNIFFILLFFLIYALATLLEASTNSDGGFILEENEKTRIKRSDFPSGFLFGTGTSAYQVEGAYLEDAKSLSNWDVFCHSLGCGENGENGDIADDHYHMFLKDIELMHSLGIQAYRFSVSWARILPRGRFGKVNPAGIMFYNKIIDNLILKEFPQELEDIYGSWLNPEMQEEFIYFADACFKFFGDRVKYWITINEPLLLAEMAYELGVFPPFHCSGPFGNCLDGNSDVKPIIAMHNMLLAHGKAAKLYHEYFQPKQGGSIGLTVNSKMYEPLTNSELDHQAARRAFVFQSGWTLDPLIFGDYPEEVKEYLGYELPSFSHDEKNFMKNSIDFIGINHYSTTYAKDCTNSSCSATENCAIQGFVGTVGERDGVLIGEHTAVEGSYVVPRGMEEIVNLIKIRYNNKPMFITENGYSSPDVHEQRVDELINDVKRIEYHASYLASLAKSIREGADVRGYFAWSFMDSYEWLQGYDVKYGLHYVDRQTLTRTPKLSAKWYKNFLTNNTDLVNMEASREKLNTNA; from the exons ATGAAACCGAATATATTTTTCATTCTTCTCTTCTTTCTCATTTATGCTCTTGCAACACTTCTTGAAGCCTCCACCAATAGCGATGGAGGattcatacttgaagaaaatgaAAAGACCCGAATCAAAAGATCCGATTTTCCATCCGGGTTTCTCTTTGGAACCGGCACTTCTGCATACCAA gttgaaggagcCTATCTTGAAGATGCAAAATCCTTAAGCAACTGGGATGTATTTTGTCACTCTTTGG GTTGTGGAGAAAATGGGGAGAATGGAGATATTGCAGATGATCATTATCACATGTTCTTG AAAGACATTGAGTTGATGCATTCCCTTGGGATACAAGCATACAGATTTTCGGTATCTTGGGCTAGAATTCTTCCAA GAGGAAGGTTTGGTAAAGTCAATCCTGCTGGCATCATGTTCTACAACAAGATCATAGACAATCTGATTCTCAAAG AATTTCCTCAAGAACTTGAAGACATATATGGTTCTTGGCTAAACCCTGAAATGCA GGAAGAGTTTATATATTTTGCAGATGCCTGTTTCAAGTTTTTTGGAGACCGAGTGAAGTATTGGATCACCATAAACGAACCTCTATTACTCGCAGAAATGGCTTACGAATTGGGGGTTTTTCCACCATTCCATTGTTCCGGGCCTTTTGGAAACTGTCTTGATGGGAATTCAGATGTCAAGCCTATTATCGCTATGCACAATATGTTGTTGGCCCATGGCAAGGCAGCCAAGCTATATCATGAATACTTCCAG CCTAAACAAGGTGGCTCAATTGGTCTCACTGTTAACAGTAAAATGTATGAACCACTAACGAATAGTGAACTCGATCACCAAGCTGCCAGAAGGGCATTTGTTTTTCAGTCTGGCTG GACACTTGATCCCTTGATATTTGGAGACTACCCGGAAGAAGTTAAGGAATACCTTGGTTATGAATTACCAAGCTTCTCCCACGATGaaaagaattttatgaagaaTAGCATAGATTTTATTGGCATCAACCATTATTCGACTACATACGCCAAGGATTGTACTAATTCTAGTTGCTCTGCAACTGAGAATTGTGCAATCCAAGGTTTTGTGGGGACGGTTGGAGAGCGTGATGGTGTGCTAATTGGTGAACAT ACGGCTGTAGAAGGATCGTATGTTGTTCCTAGAGGCATGGAAGAGATTGTTAACCTTATCAAGATTCGATATAATAACAAGCCCATGTTCATTACTGAAAATG GGTATTCTTCACCGGACGTGCACGAACAGAGAGTTGATGAACTAATTAATGACGTCAAGCGAATTGAATATCATGCCAGTTACCTTGCTTCATTAGCCAAGTCAATTAG AGAGGGAGCAGATGTACGTGGATATTTCGCATGGTCATTTATGGATAGTTATGAATGGTTGCAGGGTTATGACGTAAAGTACGGATTACACTATGTGGATCGACAAACCTTAACTCGAACGCCAAAGCTTTCTGCAAAATGGTACAAGAATTTTCTGACCAACAATACTGATCTTGTCAATATGGAAGCATCAAGGGAAAAATTAAACACAAATGCATAA
- the LOC110869752 gene encoding uncharacterized protein LOC110869752, translated as MAVNSKRKAQSPRRARHVTQRPQGHGVESGNVQTTNQVYNVCTNCNEIGHTAEVCVVGVVDEQIEEVNAIQGGGGRNFNMNSNTYHPGLRNHPNFRYGNATNQANPNFQGAQGNFAPRQQYNQGNYRGGNNYGYQGKFQQTGQSGSGQPSSSGNEVMDMLRAMQQDMQKRNQLDEVRMQKDEVRDKSIQSLTTQMGQLATDVAELKKSKGQLPSDTKVNPSHGSSRVSPVKPKESNVNKPVLGENEKSEKVEGEPSQVPFPSALLDPGRKNFIASRGPHKEELWDMFKQVKINLPLLDAIKQVPAYAKFLKELCTQKRQQKKKMPKRVDLTEQVSAVLNGELPPKLQDPGTPLINIQVANFQMAKALLDLEAEVHASALRVEEEKQDAMALKEGRLPWTHQFESLPVEINSGTKPSLEQPPRLELKDLTSHLKYAFLGDNDTLPVIIASYLELVQEQALLEDSIGVS; from the exons ATGGCGGTGAATTCGAAGAGAAAAGCTCAATCGCCAAGGCGGGCAAGGCATGTGACACAAAGGCCACAAGGGCATGGAGTAGAGAGTGGCAATGTTCAAACCACAAACCAAGTGTACAACGTGTGTACCAATTGCAATGAAATAGGCCATACGGCGGAAGTTTGTGTAGTGGGAGTGGTTGATGAGCAAATAGAAGAGGTTAATGCAATTCAAGGAGGGGGTGGTCGAAATTtcaacatgaactccaacacataCCACCCCGGGTTACGAAATCATCCTAATTTCCGCTATGGGAACGCGACGAACCAAGCTAACCCAAATTTTCAAGGAGCTCAAGGTAACTTTGCACCTCGCCAGCAATACAATCAAGGCAACTATAGAGGTGGAAACAATTATGGGTACCAAGGGAAATTTCAACAAACGGGTCAAAGTGGTTCGGGTCAACCCTCGTCAAGCGGGAATGAAGTTATGGATATGCTTCGGGCTATGCAACAAGATATGCAAAAGCGAAATCAACTTGATGAAGTTCGAATGCAAAAGGATGAAGTTCGTGACAAGAGCAttcaatcactaacaacccaaatgggtcaattggcAACCGATGTGGCGGAATTGAAGAAAAGCAAGGGTCAACTTCCTAGTGACACTAAGGTAAatccttcacatggttcgtcacgag tttcaCCGGTTAAACCTAAAGAATCAAATGTTAACAAACCGGTGTTGGGTGAAAACGAGAAaagtgaaaaagttgagggtgaaccgagtcaagtcccaTTTCCATCGGCCTTGCTTGACCCGGGTAGAAAAAATTTTATTGCATCAAGAGGTCCCCACAAAGAAGAATTatgggacatgtttaaacaagtgaaaataaaTCTTCCATtacttgatgcaataaaacaagtacccgcTTATGCTAAATTCCTTAAggaattatgtacacaaaaaaggcaacaAAAGAAAAAGATGCCGAAGCGGGTAGACTTGACCGAGCAAGTGAGTGCAGTtttgaatggggagcttcctcctaagctccaagatccgggcacgccattaATTAACATTCAAGTGGCTAATTTTCAAATGGCGAAGGCGTTACTAGATCTTGAAGCCGAg gtacatgcttctGCACTACGGGTTGAAGAGGAAAAACAGGATGCCATGGCTTTGAAGGAAGGTCGACTGCCATGGACTCACCAATTTGAAAGCTTGCCGGTGGAAATAAATTCGGGTACTAAACCGTCATTGGAACAGCCGCCAAGGTTGGAGCTCAAAGACTTGACAAGCCACTTGAAGTATgcgtttttaggggataatgatacattgccggtcattattgcctcttaTTTAGAGTTGGTGCAAGAGCAAGCGTTGTtggaa